In Tenacibaculum pacificus, a single window of DNA contains:
- a CDS encoding gliding motility-associated C-terminal domain-containing protein — protein sequence MVKKVFFILLVMLHFSTSYAANKIYTINDLDKHQNSLTEVTICEGENLALTAQFFEEATYKWFTSDEKTINNIDLFRSNISVEMAGTYLLTIYNNGCNDTAQINVIVIPKPNAGINGSLDIIKGFTPTQEELFDALGGNPEENGVWTKIKNTYTYTVNSKNKCSNIAKSTVNITENIQLTNGFSPNNDSVNDTWVILSEISIKYPNNKLLVFNRHGNKVYQAAPYKNNWDGIANSNLIINKTTKLPIGPYYYVLELNNTSNTMLKGWVYINY from the coding sequence ATGGTTAAAAAAGTATTCTTTATTCTTTTAGTAATGTTACATTTTAGTACATCATATGCCGCAAATAAAATTTATACGATAAATGATTTAGATAAACATCAAAATAGTTTAACAGAAGTCACCATTTGTGAAGGAGAAAATTTAGCGCTTACTGCTCAGTTTTTTGAAGAAGCAACCTATAAATGGTTTACTTCTGATGAAAAAACAATCAATAATATTGATTTATTTCGTTCGAATATTTCCGTAGAAATGGCAGGAACGTATCTTTTAACAATCTATAATAATGGATGTAACGATACTGCTCAAATTAATGTTATTGTTATTCCTAAACCAAACGCAGGAATAAATGGTTCTTTAGATATCATAAAAGGTTTTACCCCTACCCAAGAAGAATTATTTGACGCTTTAGGCGGTAATCCTGAAGAAAATGGTGTTTGGACAAAGATAAAAAACACCTATACTTATACTGTAAATTCAAAAAACAAGTGTAGTAATATCGCTAAATCAACTGTAAATATTACTGAGAATATTCAGCTAACAAATGGTTTCTCTCCTAATAATGATTCTGTTAACGATACTTGGGTTATTCTTTCTGAAATTTCAATTAAATACCCAAACAACAAACTTTTGGTATTTAATCGACACGGAAATAAGGTGTACCAAGCCGCTCCATACAAAAATAATTGGGATGGTATTGCAAATTCTAACTTGATTATTAACAAAACCACCAAACTACCTATAGGCCCTTATTATTATGTATTAGAATTGAATAATACTAGCAATACTATGCTTAAAGGTTGGGTTTATATTAATTATTAA
- a CDS encoding PorP/SprF family type IX secretion system membrane protein translates to MKSLYIIHFFLLIYLCNINNVKSQNTADFSVFNHSLNLINPAFTGKNNKIQIASNYKKVWAGIENSIHSNIISFSMPTQKGIAIGLSVITDNFYLFKETNISGDISYKIKLYATHELLFGLKASVKSFGANLNNIKTFENNDPLFTKNEQLVLPNFSLGFAIRNERYFVHFSMLDILKERKNNTEKVATSNKMRTNFGAGIHHKLTDYLGVTTTSLFRVIQGVPLSFDISSMLSINNKYDVGLTYRYNAALMGNFLIKTTDWLQLGYSYGAPLNEIAKYNNGTHEFFIRIYFNKKTKNPFKWRLGCF, encoded by the coding sequence ATGAAATCACTCTATATTATTCATTTTTTTTTATTAATATATCTGTGTAATATTAATAATGTAAAAAGTCAAAACACAGCTGATTTTTCAGTTTTCAATCATAGTTTAAATCTTATAAATCCTGCTTTTACTGGAAAAAACAATAAAATTCAAATAGCTTCAAATTATAAAAAAGTATGGGCTGGTATTGAAAATTCAATACATTCTAATATTATTTCGTTTAGTATGCCTACTCAAAAAGGTATTGCTATTGGTTTGTCTGTAATTACAGATAATTTTTATTTATTTAAAGAAACAAATATATCAGGAGATATTTCTTATAAAATTAAATTATACGCAACTCATGAACTATTATTTGGTTTAAAAGCCTCTGTAAAGTCCTTCGGAGCTAATTTAAATAATATTAAAACTTTTGAAAACAACGACCCCTTATTTACTAAAAATGAACAGCTAGTTTTACCTAATTTTTCTCTTGGCTTTGCAATTAGAAATGAACGTTATTTCGTTCATTTTTCAATGTTAGATATTTTAAAAGAACGAAAAAACAATACGGAAAAAGTAGCCACATCAAATAAGATGAGAACAAATTTTGGTGCGGGAATACATCATAAACTTACTGATTATTTAGGTGTAACGACCACTTCTTTATTTAGAGTAATACAAGGAGTACCGCTTTCTTTTGATATTAGTTCAATGCTTTCGATCAATAATAAATATGATGTTGGGCTTACCTATAGATATAACGCTGCTTTAATGGGTAATTTTCTTATAAAAACAACTGATTGGCTACAATTGGGTTACAGTTATGGAGCCCCTTTAAATGAAATAGCAAAATACAACAACGGTACACACGAATTTTTTATACGCATATACTTTAACAAGAAAACAAAGAACCCTTTTAAATGGAGATTAGGCTGTTTTTAA
- a CDS encoding T9SS type B sorting domain-containing protein, translating into MLYKASQISASGAIKGLAFFADCRYNNCNFDTAKNQKIYLKEVDFSQIEDTSAPDLSTFTKVYDGEITWRRGSTIENSKTQIVFASEFNYTGSKNLLVYFSNENDKPLGGFGGCGSSPSFLWDNAGEKTVLSEVFKKGEKTGNGNYSKELPIVRFYFDEINTEDFSASVQKTLITASPKKITANGVSSSVITVQLYNANGAILNYANQKVVLNTTAGILGSVVDKNNGSYTAFLTSSEYEETAVISGILNEVNIIDTEEVQFIKKDSSESETGGNPTNNSNPTNLVQGFSPNNDGINDTWKILPNVQTTYPNNSLFVFNRFGYKVYDAAPYQNNWNGESNGKTTISKDSKLPVGSYYFIFNTGKNEQIFKGWIQINY; encoded by the coding sequence ATGTTATATAAAGCATCACAAATAAGTGCATCGGGAGCAATAAAAGGGCTTGCTTTTTTTGCTGATTGTAGATATAATAATTGTAATTTTGATACGGCTAAAAATCAAAAAATATATTTAAAAGAAGTTGATTTTTCTCAAATTGAAGATACATCAGCACCTGATTTATCAACTTTCACAAAAGTATATGATGGTGAAATAACTTGGAGAAGAGGAAGTACAATCGAAAATTCTAAAACACAAATTGTTTTTGCAAGTGAATTCAACTATACAGGTTCTAAAAATTTATTAGTTTATTTTAGTAATGAAAACGATAAACCTTTAGGAGGTTTTGGAGGTTGTGGAAGTTCTCCTTCTTTTTTATGGGATAACGCTGGAGAAAAAACTGTTCTTTCTGAAGTTTTTAAAAAAGGCGAAAAAACAGGAAATGGAAATTATAGCAAAGAACTACCTATTGTCCGATTCTATTTTGACGAAATAAATACTGAAGATTTTTCCGCTTCAGTACAAAAAACATTAATTACTGCTTCTCCTAAAAAAATTACAGCCAACGGTGTTTCTTCTAGTGTTATAACCGTTCAATTGTATAATGCAAATGGTGCTATTTTAAATTATGCAAATCAAAAAGTTGTATTAAATACTACTGCGGGTATTTTAGGAAGTGTTGTAGATAAAAATAACGGCTCTTATACCGCTTTTTTAACGAGTAGTGAATATGAAGAAACAGCTGTTATTTCTGGCATATTAAATGAAGTCAATATTATTGATACCGAAGAGGTTCAATTCATAAAAAAAGATAGTTCTGAATCAGAAACTGGAGGAAACCCTACTAACAATTCAAACCCAACCAACCTAGTACAAGGGTTTTCACCGAATAATGATGGTATAAATGATACTTGGAAAATTTTGCCAAATGTGCAAACAACATATCCTAATAATAGCTTATTTGTTTTTAACAGATTTGGCTATAAAGTATATGATGCGGCTCCTTATCAAAATAATTGGAATGGAGAATCTAACGGAAAAACAACCATTTCTAAAGATTCAAAACTTCCTGTAGGTTCGTATTATTTCATTTTTAACACTGGTAAAAACGAGCAAATTTTTAAAGGTTGGATACAAATAAATTATTAA
- a CDS encoding PorP/SprF family type IX secretion system membrane protein: MLLRKILFISALILTLCVYSQNNVNYSLYNYNLNLINPAFAGQENKTSILINSKTQWAGIPDAPKTSTISLNIPLKENIGIALNIINDKIFIFNQTQISLDASYKLKVSENHQVLFGIKAQANLYSGEFNTIKTEVENDAFFAESINNFSPNFAFGTALIHLKNIMYTQQ; encoded by the coding sequence ATGTTACTACGAAAAATATTATTTATAAGCGCATTAATACTTACTCTTTGTGTTTATTCTCAAAACAACGTAAATTATTCCTTATATAATTACAACTTAAACTTAATAAACCCTGCCTTTGCGGGGCAGGAAAATAAAACTTCTATTCTTATAAATTCTAAAACACAGTGGGCTGGAATACCTGATGCACCTAAAACAAGTACTATTTCTTTAAATATTCCGCTAAAAGAAAACATCGGAATTGCTTTAAATATTATTAATGATAAAATATTTATTTTTAATCAAACACAAATTTCTTTAGATGCTTCTTATAAATTAAAAGTTAGCGAAAATCATCAGGTATTATTTGGTATTAAAGCACAGGCAAATTTATATAGTGGTGAATTTAATACCATTAAGACAGAGGTAGAAAATGATGCTTTTTTTGCTGAATCTATTAATAATTTTAGCCCTAATTTTGCATTCGGTACTGCATTGATACATTTGAAAAATATTATGTACACGCAACAATAA
- a CDS encoding type IX secretion system membrane protein PorP/SprF: MNSSENKNRLNMSIGGGYTIRLNNYLNLKPSTLITIVQGTPLVFDLNTTLEIKEKYNVGLSYSLNNSVQINGKLSATKWFDLGYGYSMYTNKISPYQNGTHEVFCPI, encoded by the coding sequence ATTAATAGTTCTGAAAATAAAAACAGATTAAACATGAGTATTGGTGGTGGTTACACTATCAGATTAAACAATTATTTAAATTTAAAGCCTTCTACATTAATTACGATTGTGCAAGGAACTCCGTTAGTTTTTGATTTGAATACCACGTTAGAAATCAAAGAAAAATACAATGTAGGACTTTCTTATTCTTTAAATAATTCTGTTCAAATAAACGGAAAATTAAGTGCTACAAAATGGTTTGATTTAGGCTATGGATATAGTATGTACACCAACAAAATAAGTCCTTATCAAAACGGAACTCATGAAGTTTTTTGCCCTATTTAA